A genome region from Methylorubrum populi includes the following:
- a CDS encoding GlxA family transcriptional regulator, which produces MQPDRQPAAGTPPRVRLRVGFILARRFTLCAFANFVDVLRLAADEGDRSRPILCEWVILSDSMEPVTSSCGVVVQPDTRLDRAPPFDYVVVVGGLINEIPNLGLGLVRFLRTAAADRVPLVGVCTGAFILHRAGLMDGYRCCVNWFHHADFLEQFDGLLPVSDRIFVIDRDRLTCSGGASSAHLAAHLVEKHVGIAPARKSLQIMIIDEGARADKAQPGIPLDLVSGDDAIKRALLHMRQNIETPLTVAEIARRVGIARRSLERRFERLLGRSPSDCYVAMRLDQADLLLKNTDRTVAAIAAATGFCDTSHFTRTYRQHRGSVPSRDRRRSRAPEAAAP; this is translated from the coding sequence ATGCAGCCCGACCGGCAACCCGCCGCCGGCACGCCGCCCCGCGTCCGCCTGCGCGTCGGCTTCATCCTGGCGCGGCGCTTCACCCTGTGCGCCTTCGCGAATTTCGTGGACGTGCTGCGTCTCGCGGCGGACGAGGGCGACCGCAGCCGGCCGATCCTGTGCGAATGGGTAATCCTGTCCGACAGCATGGAGCCGGTGACGTCGAGCTGCGGCGTCGTCGTCCAGCCCGATACCCGCCTCGACCGCGCGCCCCCCTTCGACTACGTCGTCGTCGTCGGCGGGCTGATCAACGAGATCCCGAATCTCGGGCTCGGCCTCGTCCGCTTCCTGCGGACGGCCGCGGCCGATCGCGTCCCGCTGGTCGGCGTCTGCACGGGCGCATTCATCCTGCACCGCGCCGGGCTGATGGACGGGTATCGCTGCTGCGTGAACTGGTTCCACCACGCCGATTTCCTGGAGCAGTTCGACGGGCTCCTGCCGGTCTCCGACCGGATCTTCGTCATCGATCGCGACCGCCTGACCTGCTCCGGCGGCGCCAGTTCGGCCCATCTCGCGGCCCATCTCGTGGAGAAGCACGTCGGCATCGCCCCGGCGCGCAAGAGCCTGCAGATCATGATCATCGACGAGGGGGCGCGGGCGGACAAGGCGCAGCCCGGGATTCCCCTGGACCTCGTGTCGGGCGACGACGCGATCAAGCGCGCGCTGCTCCACATGCGCCAGAACATCGAGACGCCGCTCACCGTCGCCGAGATCGCGCGCCGCGTCGGGATCGCGCGGCGCAGCCTGGAGCGCCGGTTCGAGCGGCTTCTCGGTCGTTCCCCGAGCGACTGCTACGTGGCCATGCGCCTGGATCAGGCCGATCTTCTTCTGAAGAACACCGATCGGACGGTCGCGGCGATCGCGGCGGCGACGGGCTTCTGCGACACCTCGCATTTCACCCGGACCTACCGCCAGCATCGCGGCTCGGTGCCCTCGCGCGACCGAAGGCGTTCGCGCGCGCCGGAGGCGGCGGCCCCGTGA
- a CDS encoding sarcosine oxidase subunit alpha — protein sequence MTSSRAIDTADTAARPSAAPATGSAGKSLRVPGRGRNAAGAPVRFSFDGRSLTGRAGDTLAAALLANGIHLVGRSFKYHRPRGILSAGCEEPNALVGTDRGNGRYEPNTRATTAEIFEGFRTTSQNRWPSLRTDVGAVNDRLSMLFSAGFYYKTFMWPKSFWNKVYEPVIRGAAGLGKPPTERDPDTYAARYAHCDLLVVGAGAGGLAAALAGARGGARVILVDEQAEAGGWLLSEPAVTIDGRPAWTWLSETLRTLSGMPNVTVLTRTTAIGYYHQNFLGLCQRLTDHLADVPEGAPRERLWKVRAKQVVLAQGAIEKPLVFAGNDRPGVMLAGAARSFLNRYGVRVGERAVVVTSHDSAWAAAFDLARAGTAVPLIVDLRRSVSPDLLAEARALGIETLCGGTVTDTKGRLRVSGVRVNPVEASGRVGNGRWVACDVLLMSGGWTPSLHLFSHTGGKLTWDEENQIFLPGQATEACRCAGAGTGRFGLDAALADGAAAGAAAATDAGFSAQARSFAVRGEASMSGIACRDLPTDRDAGFAKAFVDFQNDVLAKDIRLAVREGFRSVEHIKRYTTNGMATDQGKTSNINGLQIAANALERAAPSVGLTTFRPPYTPTTFGAFAGYNRGRLFEVTRRTPIDAWAEAHGAVYEPVSLWRRARYFPKAGEDMHAAVARECRGTRASVGMFDASTLGKIEVVGPDAATFMNRMYTNAWTKLEPGRCRYGLLLGEDGFIRDDGVIGRMAPDRFHVTTTTGGAARVLNMMEDYLQTEWPELNVWLTSTTEQWAVIAVQGPSARKVIAPLVEGIDLSPERFPHMAVAEGRICGVPTRLFRVSFTGELGFEINVPARYGRAVWEAIHESGRPYDIVPYGTETMHVLRAEKGYIIVGQDTDGTLTPDDAGIGWAVGKAKPDFVGKRSLTRPDMLKPDRKHLVGLLTQDPKVVLEEGAQIVAERDGPIPRRMIGHVTSAYWSETLGRSIAMAVIEGGKSLQGQTIHVPMPETVHAATVGGTVFLDPEGKRLAV from the coding sequence ATGACCAGCTCCCGCGCGATCGACACCGCGGACACCGCAGCCCGGCCGTCCGCGGCCCCGGCGACGGGCTCCGCCGGGAAGAGCCTGCGCGTGCCGGGCCGGGGCCGCAACGCCGCCGGCGCGCCGGTCCGCTTCAGCTTCGACGGCCGCAGCCTGACGGGACGGGCGGGCGACACCCTGGCCGCGGCGCTGCTGGCCAACGGCATCCACCTCGTCGGCCGCTCCTTCAAGTACCACCGCCCGCGCGGCATCCTCTCGGCCGGCTGCGAGGAGCCGAACGCCCTCGTCGGCACGGATCGCGGCAACGGGCGCTACGAGCCCAACACCCGGGCGACGACCGCGGAGATCTTCGAGGGTTTCCGCACCACGAGCCAGAACCGCTGGCCGTCGCTGCGGACCGATGTCGGCGCGGTCAACGACCGCCTCTCCATGCTGTTCTCGGCGGGCTTCTACTACAAGACCTTCATGTGGCCGAAGTCCTTCTGGAACAAGGTCTACGAGCCGGTCATCCGGGGCGCGGCCGGCCTCGGCAAGCCGCCGACCGAACGCGACCCCGACACCTACGCCGCCCGCTACGCCCATTGCGACCTCCTGGTCGTCGGCGCCGGCGCCGGCGGGCTCGCGGCGGCGCTCGCGGGCGCCCGCGGCGGCGCCCGGGTGATCCTCGTCGACGAGCAGGCGGAGGCCGGCGGCTGGCTCCTGTCCGAGCCGGCGGTGACCATCGACGGCCGCCCCGCCTGGACCTGGCTCTCGGAGACGCTGCGGACCCTGTCCGGGATGCCGAACGTCACGGTCCTGACCCGCACCACCGCGATCGGCTACTATCACCAGAACTTCCTGGGGTTGTGCCAGCGGCTGACCGACCATCTGGCCGACGTGCCGGAGGGGGCGCCGCGGGAGCGGCTCTGGAAGGTCCGTGCCAAGCAGGTCGTGCTGGCGCAGGGCGCGATCGAGAAGCCGCTGGTCTTCGCGGGCAACGACCGGCCGGGCGTGATGCTGGCGGGCGCCGCGCGCAGCTTCCTCAACCGCTACGGCGTCCGCGTCGGCGAGCGCGCCGTGGTCGTGACCTCGCACGATTCGGCCTGGGCGGCCGCCTTCGACCTCGCCCGCGCCGGCACCGCGGTGCCGCTGATCGTCGACCTGCGGCGGAGCGTGTCCCCGGATCTTCTCGCCGAGGCGCGGGCCTTGGGGATCGAGACCCTGTGCGGCGGCACCGTGACGGATACGAAGGGGCGGCTGCGGGTCTCCGGCGTCCGGGTGAACCCGGTCGAGGCGTCCGGCAGGGTCGGGAACGGCCGCTGGGTCGCCTGCGACGTGCTGCTGATGTCCGGCGGCTGGACGCCGAGCCTGCACCTGTTCTCGCATACCGGCGGCAAGCTGACCTGGGACGAGGAGAACCAGATCTTCCTCCCCGGTCAGGCCACCGAGGCCTGCCGCTGCGCGGGCGCCGGCACCGGCCGCTTCGGTCTCGACGCGGCGCTCGCCGACGGGGCCGCGGCCGGCGCCGCGGCGGCGACCGATGCGGGGTTTTCCGCGCAGGCCCGGAGCTTCGCGGTGCGGGGCGAGGCGTCGATGTCCGGCATCGCCTGCCGCGACCTGCCGACCGACCGCGACGCCGGCTTCGCCAAGGCCTTCGTCGACTTCCAGAACGACGTGCTGGCCAAGGACATCCGCCTCGCCGTCCGCGAGGGCTTCCGCTCGGTGGAGCACATCAAGCGCTACACCACCAACGGCATGGCGACCGACCAGGGCAAGACCTCGAACATCAACGGCCTCCAGATCGCCGCGAACGCGCTGGAGCGCGCCGCGCCGAGCGTCGGCCTGACGACCTTCCGGCCGCCCTACACGCCGACCACCTTCGGGGCCTTCGCGGGCTACAACCGCGGCAGACTGTTCGAGGTCACCCGGCGCACGCCGATCGACGCCTGGGCCGAGGCCCACGGCGCCGTCTACGAGCCGGTCTCCCTGTGGCGGCGCGCCCGCTACTTCCCGAAGGCCGGGGAGGACATGCACGCGGCCGTCGCCCGCGAGTGCCGCGGCACTCGCGCCAGCGTCGGCATGTTCGACGCCTCGACGCTGGGCAAGATCGAGGTCGTCGGCCCGGACGCCGCGACCTTCATGAACCGGATGTACACCAACGCCTGGACGAAGCTGGAGCCGGGGCGCTGCCGCTACGGCCTGTTGCTCGGCGAGGACGGCTTCATCCGCGACGACGGCGTGATCGGGCGCATGGCCCCCGACCGCTTCCACGTCACGACGACGACGGGCGGAGCGGCGCGGGTGCTCAACATGATGGAGGACTACCTCCAGACCGAGTGGCCGGAGCTGAACGTCTGGCTGACCTCGACCACCGAGCAATGGGCGGTGATCGCGGTGCAGGGGCCGAGCGCCCGCAAGGTGATCGCGCCGCTCGTCGAGGGGATCGACCTCTCCCCTGAGCGCTTCCCCCACATGGCGGTGGCGGAAGGCCGCATCTGCGGGGTGCCGACGCGCCTGTTCCGGGTCAGCTTCACGGGCGAGCTCGGCTTCGAGATCAACGTCCCGGCCCGCTACGGCCGGGCGGTCTGGGAGGCGATCCACGAGAGCGGACGCCCCTACGACATCGTGCCCTACGGCACGGAGACGATGCACGTCCTGCGCGCCGAGAAGGGCTACATCATCGTCGGCCAGGACACGGACGGCACCCTGACGCCGGACGATGCCGGCATCGGCTGGGCGGTCGGCAAGGCCAAGCCCGACTTCGTCGGCAAGCGCTCGCTCACCCGGCCCGACATGCTCAAGCCCGACCGCAAGCACCTCGTCGGCCTGCTGACGCAGGATCCGAAGGTCGTGCTCGAAGAGGGCGCGCAGATCGTCGCCGAGCGCGACGGGCCGATCCCGCGCCGGATGATCGGCCACGTCACCTCCGCCTACTGGAGCGAGACGCTCGGCCGGTCGATCGCCATGGCGGTGATCGAGGGGGGCAAGTCCCTCCAGGGGCAGACGATCCACGTGCCGATGCCCGAGACCGTCCACGCGGCGACGGTCGGCGGCACGGTGTTCCTCGACCCCGAAGGCAAGCGGCTCGCGGTATAG
- a CDS encoding sarcosine oxidase subunit delta, whose protein sequence is MLLITCPYCAAARPEIEFAYAGEAHIARPADPAALGDEAWRDHLYIRSNTRGLHFERWRHINGCGRFFNAARDTVTDKFAATYKAGEARPSALAPEGARR, encoded by the coding sequence GTGCTCCTCATCACCTGCCCCTACTGCGCCGCGGCGCGCCCCGAGATCGAGTTCGCCTACGCGGGCGAGGCCCACATCGCCCGCCCGGCCGACCCCGCCGCCCTCGGCGACGAGGCATGGCGCGACCACCTCTACATCCGCAGCAACACCCGCGGCCTGCACTTCGAGCGCTGGCGCCACATCAACGGCTGCGGGCGCTTCTTCAACGCCGCCCGCGACACCGTCACGGACAAGTTCGCCGCGACCTACAAGGCCGGCGAAGCGCGCCCCTCCGCCCTCGCGCCCGAAGGTGCCCGGCGATGA
- a CDS encoding BrnA antitoxin family protein translates to MRKANDREQVRYAPPASTRRKYKSDLAKVDAHVVTAEEYEELPKLTDAMMDRADFLVGGKLVRRGRPAKPDAKEPVSLRLLPTVLAHFRAGGPGWQTRIDAVLLEAVEREKAGSRG, encoded by the coding sequence ATGAGGAAGGCCAATGACCGCGAACAGGTTCGCTACGCCCCCCCGGCTTCGACGCGGCGGAAATATAAGAGCGACCTCGCCAAGGTCGACGCGCACGTCGTCACGGCCGAGGAATACGAGGAACTGCCCAAGCTCACCGACGCGATGATGGACCGGGCCGACTTCCTCGTGGGCGGCAAGCTGGTGCGGCGCGGGCGCCCGGCCAAGCCCGACGCCAAGGAGCCCGTGTCGCTGCGGCTCTTGCCGACCGTGCTGGCGCATTTCCGCGCCGGCGGGCCGGGCTGGCAGACCAGGATCGACGCCGTGCTGCTCGAAGCGGTCGAGCGGGAGAAGGCCGGCTCGCGGGGGTGA
- a CDS encoding Arm DNA-binding domain-containing protein produces the protein MRLTNQTAAAVQIPAGRDRIVVFDDDLPGFGVSVSKGGSRMWVVQYRNALGQSKRESLGKVGLLSATDARRAAGERLARAKLGEDPHAEKVKAKARAAITFGAVVEPYLEAVAPHLRPTYLAEAGRYLRTVWKPLHKLPLHTVGRQEITELWPRSAARPARTRPTVPERRCRRISRGSSGPARPRSTL, from the coding sequence ATGCGCCTCACGAACCAGACAGCCGCCGCGGTGCAGATCCCGGCCGGGCGCGACAGGATCGTGGTGTTCGACGACGACCTGCCCGGCTTCGGGGTCAGCGTGAGCAAGGGCGGCTCCCGCATGTGGGTCGTCCAGTACCGAAACGCGCTCGGCCAATCGAAACGGGAATCGCTGGGTAAGGTCGGGCTCCTGTCGGCGACCGATGCCCGACGCGCGGCCGGCGAGCGGCTGGCGCGGGCCAAGCTCGGCGAAGATCCGCACGCCGAGAAGGTGAAGGCGAAGGCGCGTGCCGCGATCACCTTCGGCGCCGTCGTCGAGCCGTACCTTGAGGCGGTCGCGCCGCATCTGCGCCCGACCTACCTTGCAGAGGCGGGCCGCTACCTGCGCACCGTCTGGAAGCCGTTGCACAAGCTCCCGCTGCACACGGTCGGCCGGCAGGAGATCACCGAGCTCTGGCCAAGATCCGCCGCGAGACCGGCCCGCACGCGGCCAACCGTGCCCGAGCGGCGCTGTCGGCGCATTTCGCGTGGCTCGTCGGGACCGGCGCGGCCGAGATCAACCCTGTGA
- a CDS encoding DUF1902 domain-containing protein → MTTQFTVTVCHDEAAHVWYVHASDLPGLHAEARTLDELVEIIEDLAPDLVAANLPEDAQTDALPDIPVCVQHLVMAKREHAA, encoded by the coding sequence ATGACCACGCAGTTCACGGTGACCGTGTGTCACGACGAGGCGGCGCACGTTTGGTACGTGCACGCCTCCGATTTGCCGGGCCTGCACGCCGAGGCTCGGACGCTCGACGAGTTGGTCGAAATCATCGAGGATCTCGCTCCTGACCTCGTTGCCGCCAACCTGCCCGAGGATGCGCAGACCGACGCGCTCCCCGACATCCCGGTCTGCGTCCAGCATCTCGTCATGGCGAAGCGCGAGCACGCCGCCTGA
- a CDS encoding transposase, with amino-acid sequence MAPSILDGAFTAERCREWCNLHGMRHHVVEKDPDQRGFVVLERRWVVERTFGWLSHWGGLLRERAGRLDVATGRLACVACLVAANALNNPA; translated from the coding sequence ATGGCGCCTTCCATCCTCGATGGCGCCTTCACGGCCGAGCGCTGCCGGGAGTGGTGCAACCTCCACGGCATGCGCCACCACGTCGTCGAGAAGGACCCGGATCAGAGGGGCTTCGTCGTGCTGGAGCGACGCTGGGTCGTGGAGCGGACCTTCGGCTGGCTCAGCCACTGGGGCGGCTTGCTGCGCGAGCGCGCCGGTCGCCTCGATGTCGCCACCGGTCGCCTGGCCTGCGTCGCCTGCCTCGTGGCTGCCAACGCACTCAACAATCCCGCATGA
- a CDS encoding sarcosine oxidase, translating to MIQEWKTLRGTAIPGIAGRLTVAPAPDCARLVLRLRPDDRAAAGTALGLALPERIGAVTEAGGSLAVRLGPDEWFLLSPEGEAGAAGERLTAAMAAPFSLVDVSHREIGIAVDGPAATLALSSLCALDLDAMPAGSATRTILDKAQAVLIKHDANRYRIEVWQSFADHVWTLLAAVSHEIALDI from the coding sequence ATGATCCAGGAATGGAAGACCCTGCGGGGCACCGCGATCCCCGGCATCGCCGGCCGTCTCACGGTGGCGCCGGCACCGGACTGCGCCCGCCTCGTCCTGCGGCTGCGGCCCGACGACCGCGCGGCGGCGGGCACGGCCCTCGGCCTCGCGCTGCCTGAGCGGATCGGCGCTGTGACCGAGGCCGGCGGGAGCCTCGCCGTCCGCCTCGGCCCGGACGAGTGGTTCCTGCTGTCGCCCGAGGGCGAGGCCGGGGCCGCGGGCGAGCGCCTGACGGCCGCGATGGCCGCACCGTTCAGCCTCGTGGACGTCAGCCACCGGGAGATCGGCATCGCGGTGGACGGGCCGGCCGCGACGCTCGCCCTGTCCTCCCTCTGCGCCCTCGACCTCGACGCCATGCCGGCGGGCTCGGCGACCCGCACGATCCTCGACAAGGCCCAGGCCGTGCTGATCAAGCACGACGCGAACCGCTACCGCATCGAGGTCTGGCAATCCTTCGCCGACCACGTCTGGACCCTGCTCGCGGCGGTCTCGCACGAGATCGCACTCGACATCTGA
- a CDS encoding helix-turn-helix transcriptional regulator: MPKREPFQRLTDLRRQSGYASASDAARAFGWNENTYRSHENGERGIRRDVAFKYAQAFTTTANYILFGESPSNHYERKFSNNIPLVGNVEGTDKVYYFSDYFDRHIVEIFAYTNLEVSDEFICFSVSESTSIAGIIPGSLIVTLKDKSDIEESNGKFCLIYTSESNHSSYLARISPADDNRVIVITPTGELRRICPAMILQVIFIVPPGQWHAQERVK; this comes from the coding sequence ATGCCGAAACGCGAGCCTTTCCAACGCCTCACCGATCTCAGGCGACAAAGCGGGTACGCCAGTGCCAGCGATGCAGCGCGAGCCTTTGGATGGAATGAGAATACTTACCGCAGCCACGAAAATGGGGAGCGCGGCATTAGAAGAGATGTCGCCTTCAAATACGCCCAGGCATTCACCACAACTGCAAACTACATACTGTTTGGAGAAAGCCCATCAAATCATTACGAAAGGAAATTCTCAAACAACATACCGCTGGTTGGGAATGTTGAGGGCACAGACAAGGTATATTATTTTTCTGATTATTTCGATAGGCACATAGTAGAAATTTTTGCTTACACAAACCTAGAGGTTAGCGACGAATTTATCTGCTTCTCGGTAAGTGAAAGCACGTCCATCGCAGGGATTATCCCAGGTAGTCTTATAGTAACACTTAAAGATAAGTCTGATATAGAAGAGTCTAATGGGAAATTTTGCCTAATTTATACATCTGAGAGCAATCATTCTAGTTACTTGGCGCGCATTTCTCCAGCCGACGACAATCGAGTGATCGTGATTACGCCGACAGGAGAGTTGAGACGCATTTGCCCTGCCATGATTCTGCAGGTCATATTCATTGTCCCGCCAGGACAATGGCACGCTCAAGAGCGGGTCAAGTAG
- a CDS encoding L-serine ammonia-lyase — translation MFLSVFDVFKPGIGPSSSHTMGPMTAAADFLDLLRGSEAGRRAAAIRVSLHGSLAFTGRGHATDRAVVLGLLGFRPAEIEMDEAERGLAELADRRSLRPADLPEIAFDPTADIVFDYGPPLPGHANGLILTASDATGAPVLSETYYSIGGGFVVTAAQRAADEPPPTAAADPILWPYPFETSAAMLRMACESGLSIAAMKRANEAVGRSAAEVDAGIARIWQTMNGCVERGLSQDGELPGGLRVRRRAKRIREQLEREHGSNTAQPHVMADWLSVYAMAVNEENAAGGKVVTAPTNGAAGVVPAVARYYLDHCIGADAARIPEFLLTAAAIGGLIKHNASISGAEAGCQGEVGSASAMAAAGLCAVLGGTPAQVENAAEIALEHHLGMTCDPVAGLVQVPCIERNGIGATKAVAAASLALRGDGTHFMPLDNCIAAMRQTGEEMSHKYKETSLGGLAVNLPEC, via the coding sequence ATGTTCCTCAGCGTGTTCGATGTCTTCAAGCCGGGAATCGGCCCCTCGTCGTCCCACACGATGGGACCGATGACGGCGGCGGCCGACTTCCTCGATCTCCTGCGCGGCAGCGAGGCCGGCCGCCGCGCGGCCGCGATCCGGGTGAGCCTGCACGGCTCGCTCGCCTTCACCGGCCGCGGCCACGCCACCGACCGCGCGGTGGTGCTGGGCCTCCTCGGCTTCCGGCCGGCCGAGATCGAGATGGACGAGGCGGAGCGCGGCCTCGCGGAACTGGCGGACCGCAGGAGCCTTCGGCCGGCGGACCTGCCGGAAATCGCCTTCGACCCCACGGCCGACATCGTGTTCGATTACGGGCCGCCGCTGCCCGGGCACGCGAACGGGCTGATCCTCACGGCCTCGGATGCCACGGGCGCCCCCGTCCTCTCCGAGACCTACTACTCGATCGGCGGCGGCTTCGTGGTCACGGCGGCGCAGCGCGCGGCCGACGAGCCGCCCCCCACCGCGGCGGCCGACCCGATCCTCTGGCCCTACCCCTTCGAGACCTCGGCCGCCATGCTGCGGATGGCGTGCGAGAGCGGCCTGTCGATCGCCGCGATGAAGCGCGCGAACGAGGCGGTCGGCCGCTCCGCCGCGGAGGTCGATGCCGGCATCGCGCGGATCTGGCAGACGATGAACGGCTGCGTCGAGCGCGGCCTCTCTCAGGACGGCGAGCTGCCCGGGGGCCTGCGCGTCAGGCGGCGGGCGAAGCGCATCCGCGAGCAACTCGAGCGCGAGCACGGCTCCAACACGGCACAGCCGCACGTGATGGCGGACTGGCTCAGCGTCTATGCCATGGCCGTCAACGAGGAGAACGCGGCCGGGGGCAAGGTCGTCACCGCGCCGACCAACGGGGCCGCGGGCGTCGTCCCGGCGGTCGCCCGGTACTATCTCGACCATTGCATCGGCGCCGACGCGGCCCGGATCCCCGAATTCCTGCTGACCGCCGCCGCCATCGGCGGGCTGATCAAGCACAACGCCTCCATCTCCGGGGCGGAAGCCGGCTGCCAGGGCGAGGTGGGCTCGGCCAGCGCCATGGCGGCCGCCGGCCTCTGCGCCGTGCTCGGCGGGACGCCGGCCCAGGTCGAGAACGCCGCCGAGATCGCCCTGGAGCACCATCTCGGCATGACCTGCGATCCGGTCGCCGGCCTGGTGCAGGTGCCGTGCATCGAGCGCAACGGCATCGGCGCCACCAAGGCGGTGGCGGCCGCGTCCCTGGCCCTGCGCGGGGACGGCACGCACTTCATGCCGCTGGACAACTGCATCGCCGCGATGCGCCAGACCGGCGAGGAGATGAGCCACAAGTACAAGGAAACCAGCCTCGGCGGCCTGGCGGTGAACCTTCCGGAGTGCTGA
- a CDS encoding type II toxin-antitoxin system HicA family toxin translates to MGSNLYPELARLLRNAGCTFVRTGKGSHEIWRSPITQRHFTVPRNTVKVHTANAILKDAGLPKAF, encoded by the coding sequence ATGGGATCGAACCTCTATCCGGAGCTGGCTCGCCTGCTCCGGAACGCCGGCTGCACCTTCGTTCGCACGGGCAAGGGCTCTCACGAGATCTGGCGCAGCCCGATCACGCAACGCCACTTCACCGTGCCGCGCAACACGGTGAAGGTTCATACCGCCAACGCCATCCTGAAGGACGCTGGCCTGCCGAAGGCGTTCTGA
- a CDS encoding sarcosine oxidase subunit beta family protein — translation MSHFSFPALLAKALTGNKGWQPQWPDAEPKAEYDVVVVGAGGHGLGAAYYLAKEHGITNVAVIDKGWLGGGNTGRNTTIIRSNYLYDESARLYEHAMKLWEGLSQELNYNVMFSQRGVMMLAHTVHDEQSFRRHIHSNRLNGIDNEWLSAQQAKDFCPALNIAPDARYPVVGAALQRRGGVARHDAVAWGYARGAAARGVDIVQNCPVIGIRRDASGHVSGVETARGFIKAKKVAVSAAGSTSVVMGTADVRLPLESYPLQALVSEPVKPAFPCVVMSNTVHAYMSQSDKGELVIGSGTDQYVSYSQRGGLPLIEHTLAAICEVFPIFTRMRMLRKWGGIVDVTPDRSPIVARTPVPGLYVNCGWGTGGFKATPGAANVFAHTIARDEPHPINAPFTIERFTTGRLIDEAAAAAVAH, via the coding sequence ATGAGCCACTTCTCGTTCCCCGCCCTGCTTGCGAAGGCGCTGACCGGCAACAAGGGCTGGCAGCCGCAATGGCCGGATGCCGAGCCGAAGGCCGAGTACGACGTCGTCGTCGTGGGCGCGGGCGGCCACGGCCTGGGCGCCGCCTACTACCTCGCCAAGGAGCACGGCATCACCAACGTCGCCGTCATCGACAAGGGCTGGCTCGGCGGCGGCAACACGGGCCGCAACACCACCATCATCCGCTCGAACTACCTCTACGACGAGAGCGCGCGCCTGTACGAGCACGCCATGAAGCTGTGGGAGGGTCTCAGCCAGGAACTCAACTACAACGTCATGTTCTCGCAGCGCGGCGTCATGATGCTCGCGCACACGGTGCACGACGAGCAGAGCTTCCGGCGCCACATCCACTCGAACCGCCTCAACGGCATCGACAACGAGTGGCTGAGCGCGCAGCAGGCCAAGGACTTCTGCCCCGCCCTCAACATCGCGCCCGACGCGCGCTACCCTGTGGTCGGCGCCGCGCTGCAGCGGCGCGGCGGCGTCGCCCGCCACGACGCGGTGGCCTGGGGCTACGCCCGCGGCGCGGCGGCGCGCGGCGTCGACATCGTCCAGAACTGCCCGGTGATCGGCATCCGGCGCGACGCTTCGGGCCACGTCAGCGGGGTCGAGACCGCGCGCGGCTTCATCAAGGCGAAGAAGGTCGCGGTCTCGGCCGCCGGCAGCACCTCGGTGGTGATGGGAACCGCCGACGTGCGGCTGCCGCTGGAGAGCTATCCGCTCCAGGCGCTGGTCTCGGAGCCGGTCAAGCCGGCCTTCCCCTGCGTGGTCATGTCCAACACGGTCCACGCCTACATGAGCCAGTCCGACAAGGGCGAGCTCGTCATCGGCTCCGGCACGGACCAGTACGTCTCCTACAGCCAGCGCGGCGGCCTGCCGCTGATCGAGCACACCCTCGCGGCGATCTGCGAGGTGTTCCCGATCTTCACGCGCATGCGCATGCTGCGCAAATGGGGCGGCATCGTCGACGTGACCCCCGACCGCTCGCCGATCGTGGCCAGGACCCCCGTGCCGGGCCTCTACGTCAATTGCGGCTGGGGCACCGGCGGCTTCAAGGCGACGCCGGGCGCCGCCAACGTCTTCGCCCATACGATCGCGCGCGACGAGCCGCACCCGATCAACGCCCCCTTCACGATCGAGCGCTTCACCACCGGCCGCCTCATCGACGAGGCGGCGGCCGCGGCCGTCGCACACTGA
- a CDS encoding tyrosine-type recombinase/integrase, which produces MGVPKPAPEVRRTRVLSEDEIARVLKACRDDDFGRIVRLLLMTGQRRDEVADMAWAEVDLASAVWSLPDPRVKNGQGHDVPLSKPALQVLTSIERVEGGRSCSAKARADSRGSRGPRPRSTNGPA; this is translated from the coding sequence ATGGGCGTGCCGAAGCCGGCGCCGGAGGTGCGGCGCACGCGGGTGCTGAGCGAGGATGAGATCGCGCGGGTGCTGAAGGCCTGCCGAGACGACGACTTCGGCCGCATCGTCCGGCTGCTGCTGATGACCGGGCAGCGCCGCGACGAGGTCGCCGACATGGCCTGGGCGGAGGTGGATCTCGCGAGCGCGGTGTGGTCCCTGCCGGACCCTCGGGTGAAGAACGGGCAAGGGCATGACGTGCCGCTGTCGAAGCCGGCCCTGCAGGTGCTCACGTCTATCGAGCGGGTCGAGGGCGGTCGCTCGTGTTCGGCCAAGGCGAGGGCGGATTCCAGGGGTTCTCGCGGGCCAAGGCCTCGCTCGACAAACGGTCCGGCGTGA